The following are from one region of the Francisella opportunistica genome:
- a CDS encoding rhodanese-like domain-containing protein, with amino-acid sequence MQHSSGFLKLVNDAKSRIQECTVDDIQKMNETETLDGLLIDTREESEVANGYIPNAIHLSKGLIECRIEQLVPNKNQKMYFYCGGGFRSALVTDLLQKMGYKNVISVDGGWRAWNANGYPIQKPKDFIPTQYINLINEAKHQVPEISAETLYSMYENNNLDGIVIDVREDSEFAQFHIPGATHLSKGQIEVKIENLIPNKEQKIYLYCGSGYRSLLAGFNLQKMGYKNVYSMSGGIKEGWLANNYPISQD; translated from the coding sequence ATGCAACACTCATCAGGATTTTTAAAATTAGTAAATGATGCAAAATCTAGAATACAAGAGTGTACTGTTGATGATATTCAAAAAATGAATGAGACAGAAACACTTGATGGCTTACTTATAGATACTCGTGAAGAATCAGAAGTAGCTAATGGGTATATCCCAAATGCCATTCATCTAAGTAAAGGGCTAATTGAATGTCGCATTGAGCAGCTAGTACCTAATAAAAACCAAAAAATGTATTTTTATTGTGGTGGTGGCTTTAGATCTGCTTTGGTTACTGACCTATTACAGAAAATGGGCTATAAGAATGTTATTTCCGTTGATGGTGGTTGGAGAGCATGGAATGCAAATGGCTATCCTATTCAAAAACCAAAAGATTTTATACCAACGCAATATATAAACCTAATTAATGAAGCTAAGCATCAAGTCCCTGAAATCTCAGCGGAGACCCTTTATAGCATGTATGAAAATAATAACCTTGATGGTATTGTTATTGATGTTAGAGAAGATTCTGAATTTGCTCAGTTCCATATTCCAGGAGCTACACACTTAAGCAAAGGACAAATTGAAGTTAAAATTGAAAACCTTATTCCAAATAAAGAGCAAAAAATTTATCTTTATTGTGGCTCCGGCTACAGATCATTACTAGCTGGCTTTAATTTGCAAAAAATGGGTTATAAGAATGTTTATTCTATGAGTGGAGGAATCAAAGAAGGTTGGCTAGCTAATAACTATCCAATTTCTCAAGATTAA
- a CDS encoding cysteine hydrolase family protein, translating to MENTFVIVADFINEIVDEKGAFGAHNAQRIKEDKTIQKANKLIAWARANSIQIAHVRVGFSKNYQECSKVSPMFKLAPKNKVLELSTWATQFHPDIDIQDNDVIITKHRVSALYGTDLELILRANNVEHVVVCGVSTSYVVESTVRELHDRDYKVTVIADACNAASQEVHNASLANLSRIADIVNIDDFILC from the coding sequence ATGGAAAATACATTTGTAATAGTTGCTGATTTTATAAATGAAATTGTTGATGAAAAAGGCGCTTTCGGTGCTCATAATGCTCAAAGAATTAAAGAGGATAAAACTATACAAAAAGCAAACAAGTTAATAGCTTGGGCTAGAGCAAATAGTATTCAAATAGCTCATGTACGTGTTGGTTTTAGTAAAAATTACCAAGAATGCTCTAAAGTTTCACCAATGTTTAAACTAGCGCCTAAAAATAAAGTTTTAGAGCTTAGTACTTGGGCGACCCAGTTTCATCCTGATATCGATATTCAAGATAATGATGTAATTATAACAAAACATCGTGTAAGTGCTTTATATGGTACAGATCTAGAGCTTATATTACGAGCAAATAATGTTGAACATGTGGTTGTTTGTGGTGTCTCTACTAGTTATGTAGTAGAGTCTACTGTCAGAGAGTTACATGATCGGGATTATAAAGTTACTGTAATAGCAGATGCATGTAACGCTGCGAGTCAAGAGGTACATAATGCTAGTCTAGCAAACTTAAGCAGAATTGCTGATATCGTAAATATTGATGATTTTATTTTATGCTAA
- the secD gene encoding protein translocase subunit SecD yields the protein MSNNRSLPINQFPMWKNLLIVIVLALAIFYALPNIFGKSPALQISQKDGDVTTQLLVNIEKTLSENKISYQRASTADDKSNIAITFKDVQEQLKAKKVLKDNLGNDYIIAMNMLSNSPSWLAALGANPMNLGLDLRGGMYLMLEADTKTAIDAQLDNSLSIVLSAAKDNGINILSSTKAEEKSTIKAPQNYLDNGFVSITLATSAVIDKLKQYLNTDFTKTQDPNIIYTNKDNTVFISYNSAKILQLKQDAISQVVTVMRNRINALGVAEASVAQAGDNRVVIEIPGLQDATQAKQILGGTSTASFYLVSPVADRLAAEEQGYKVYALDNGRGYQSYYSLKSAAVAGGADIISASPSIDRQTGTPIVMVELDRSAASHFRQITAKNIGNPMGVMLVNTTYEKVKDKDDKEKNVVTKTEKLINVATIQSALGSQFQITGLNQKEANNLALMIKSGALQVPVHIVQEQQIGPSLGKDNIEKGILSIVVALIAVIVFILVYYRVFGVIANIALVLNLILIVAVMSIIPGATLTLPGIAGIVLNLGMSIDGNVLIFERIREEIRAGMPRQSAIHIGYEKAFTTIVDSNITTLIVAVILFFIGSGAVKGFAITLMIGIVTSMFTSVTVSRAMTNFVYGKRKKLEKISIGI from the coding sequence ATGAGTAATAACAGAAGTCTACCTATAAACCAGTTCCCAATGTGGAAAAATCTTTTAATCGTAATTGTCTTAGCATTAGCGATCTTTTATGCTTTGCCTAATATTTTTGGTAAAAGTCCAGCTTTGCAGATATCGCAAAAAGATGGTGATGTGACTACCCAATTATTGGTAAATATTGAGAAAACACTATCCGAAAATAAGATTAGCTATCAAAGAGCTAGTACAGCTGATGATAAAAGTAATATTGCAATAACATTTAAAGATGTACAAGAGCAGCTAAAAGCTAAAAAAGTACTAAAAGATAATTTAGGTAATGACTATATTATTGCGATGAATATGCTCTCGAACTCACCAAGTTGGTTAGCAGCATTAGGCGCTAACCCTATGAATCTAGGACTAGACCTACGTGGTGGGATGTATTTGATGCTAGAAGCTGACACAAAAACAGCTATCGATGCTCAACTAGATAATTCCTTAAGTATAGTTCTAAGTGCTGCTAAAGATAATGGTATAAATATATTAAGCTCAACAAAAGCTGAAGAAAAATCAACTATTAAAGCACCACAAAATTACCTTGATAATGGTTTTGTGTCTATAACTTTAGCAACTTCAGCAGTTATTGATAAGCTTAAGCAGTATTTAAATACTGATTTTACTAAGACACAAGATCCTAATATAATCTACACCAACAAAGATAACACAGTATTTATTTCTTATAACAGTGCTAAGATTCTCCAGCTCAAGCAAGATGCAATATCTCAGGTTGTAACAGTTATGCGTAATCGCATCAACGCTTTAGGTGTGGCCGAGGCATCTGTTGCACAGGCAGGTGATAATCGTGTTGTCATCGAAATACCGGGTCTGCAAGATGCTACCCAAGCTAAGCAAATCTTAGGAGGTACTTCTACAGCGAGTTTCTATTTAGTAAGTCCTGTTGCAGATAGATTAGCAGCTGAAGAGCAGGGTTATAAAGTTTATGCTTTAGATAATGGTAGAGGCTATCAAAGCTACTATAGCCTAAAAAGTGCTGCTGTTGCTGGTGGTGCTGATATTATCAGTGCTAGTCCATCTATTGATCGCCAGACGGGGACACCGATTGTAATGGTTGAGCTAGATAGAAGTGCAGCAAGTCATTTTAGGCAGATTACAGCCAAGAATATTGGTAATCCAATGGGTGTAATGCTTGTTAATACTACTTATGAGAAAGTCAAAGATAAAGATGATAAAGAGAAGAATGTAGTTACTAAAACAGAGAAGCTAATCAATGTTGCTACAATCCAATCTGCACTAGGCTCACAATTCCAAATCACTGGTCTAAATCAAAAAGAAGCAAATAACCTTGCCTTAATGATTAAATCAGGAGCGTTACAAGTTCCTGTACATATAGTTCAAGAGCAGCAGATAGGTCCTAGTCTAGGTAAGGACAATATCGAAAAAGGTATTCTATCTATCGTGGTAGCACTTATCGCTGTTATAGTATTTATTTTAGTTTATTATCGCGTTTTTGGAGTTATAGCTAATATTGCGTTAGTGTTGAACTTAATCTTAATTGTAGCAGTGATGTCTATTATTCCTGGTGCTACTTTGACACTACCGGGTATTGCTGGTATCGTCCTAAACTTGGGTATGTCAATAGATGGTAATGTACTTATATTTGAGCGTATTAGAGAAGAGATTCGTGCTGGTATGCCACGCCAAAGTGCGATACATATTGGTTATGAGAAGGCGTTTACAACAATTGTAGATTCAAATATTACAACTTTGATTGTTGCGGTAATACTTTTCTTCATCGGTAGCGGCGCAGTCAAAGGTTTTGCGATCACATTGATGATAGGTATTGTCACATCTATGTTTACTTCTGTTACTGTTTCAAGAGCGATGACAAATTTTGTTTACGGTAAGAGAAAGAAACTAGAAAAAATCTCTATAGGCATATAA
- a CDS encoding MetQ/NlpA family ABC transporter substrate-binding protein: protein MQQQTIFSLHELSQIAQSTWETIFMVFIATLVAVIGGILLGILLYITQDSKNVLVKGFNKTFSVIINITRSIPYIILLILLYPLTRLIVGTTIGTTASIVPLAIAALPFYARLTESALREVDNGLIEAAKAMGATKSQIIFKVLLPESKNLLIDAATLTCISLIGFSAMAGIVGGGGLGDLTYFKGYNYGNYTLLLGGVIMLVILVQLTQSFGNYLVLAKKLTSLWIITAILLVASATQLYLNAAATVSSNEITVGYITSPPQDKIMQLTKKIAKEKYNLDVNLVTFGDYNIPNRALNDGELQANVFQHIPFLENQIKQFGYKLTYIGKTFLYPMGVFSKKYNNIKEIPVGATVAIPNDPTNQGRALMILQDAGLIKLKDGITWEATPDSITSNPNNLKIVALQADQIPNNLGDVDIGVVNNDYIPKAGLSLKDALFVEPKDSPFANVIAVQDSQKDNPKLKEYVKAFNTNQVKKLAEKLYPNDAAIPAW from the coding sequence ATGCAACAGCAGACAATATTTAGTTTACATGAGCTTAGCCAGATAGCTCAATCAACTTGGGAAACTATTTTTATGGTTTTCATTGCCACTTTAGTAGCTGTAATCGGTGGCATATTATTAGGTATTTTGCTCTATATCACTCAAGATAGTAAAAATGTACTTGTTAAAGGCTTTAATAAAACTTTTAGTGTCATTATAAATATTACTAGAAGTATCCCGTATATTATTCTGCTGATTTTACTATATCCTTTAACCAGATTAATTGTGGGAACAACAATAGGCACTACTGCTTCGATAGTACCTCTTGCTATAGCAGCCCTACCATTCTATGCGCGCTTGACAGAATCAGCTCTACGCGAGGTTGATAATGGGCTTATTGAGGCAGCAAAAGCAATGGGAGCAACTAAAAGTCAGATAATATTCAAAGTACTATTACCAGAATCAAAAAACCTCTTGATAGATGCTGCTACTTTGACATGTATTTCACTAATTGGTTTCTCTGCTATGGCTGGTATTGTCGGTGGTGGTGGTCTTGGTGATTTGACCTATTTTAAAGGTTATAACTACGGTAATTATACGCTACTATTAGGTGGTGTAATTATGCTAGTTATACTTGTGCAACTAACACAATCTTTTGGTAATTACCTTGTTTTAGCCAAAAAACTAACTTCACTTTGGATTATCACCGCTATTTTACTAGTTGCTAGCGCTACTCAATTGTATCTAAATGCTGCAGCTACAGTTAGCTCTAATGAAATAACTGTAGGCTATATCACAAGTCCACCACAAGACAAGATTATGCAGCTTACTAAAAAAATAGCTAAAGAAAAGTATAATCTCGATGTAAATTTAGTAACTTTTGGTGATTATAATATCCCTAACAGAGCTCTTAATGATGGTGAACTGCAAGCAAATGTATTTCAACATATTCCATTTCTAGAGAATCAAATCAAACAGTTCGGCTATAAGCTAACTTATATCGGTAAAACTTTCTTATATCCAATGGGGGTTTTCTCAAAGAAATATAATAACATTAAAGAAATTCCGGTTGGAGCAACTGTCGCGATTCCTAATGATCCTACAAATCAAGGTAGAGCTTTGATGATCCTCCAAGATGCCGGTTTAATCAAGCTAAAGGATGGCATCACATGGGAAGCAACTCCTGATAGCATAACTAGCAACCCTAATAATCTAAAAATAGTAGCTCTACAAGCAGATCAGATACCTAACAACTTAGGTGATGTCGATATCGGCGTAGTTAACAATGACTACATCCCTAAAGCTGGCCTAAGCTTAAAAGATGCTCTTTTTGTTGAGCCTAAAGATTCTCCATTTGCGAATGTAATTGCTGTTCAAGATTCTCAAAAAGATAACCCTAAGCTTAAAGAATATGTCAAAGCATTCAACACTAATCAAGTTAAGAAATTAGCTGAAAAACTTTATCCAAATGATGCTGCTATACCAGCTTGGTAA
- a CDS encoding methionine ABC transporter ATP-binding protein gives MIQIKNLKKEYKTNNTSNLVLDNINLEIKQGEIFGIIGHSGAGKSSLLRCLNLLEQPTDGSIFIADENITKKNSKQLREFRKKVAMIFQHFNLLSSRNVFENIALPLEIQGIPKAEIKKRVFELLELVELPNKANAYPTELSGGQKQKVAIARALALNPLVLLSDEATSALDPTSTKQILALLKRLNKELGLTIVLITHEMDVVRKICDRVAIIDKGRIAEMGKTLDVFLNPQAPVTRSFVETSIHTKVPDFIAKKLHDNPYSYDNTYPVVQLTFYGDKGKMPIIAEISRQFNATASIIQANIETIQDQIVGIAICHITGERQDWENALKFLSNQDVNLKVLGYATADNI, from the coding sequence ATGATTCAAATTAAAAACTTAAAGAAAGAATATAAAACAAATAACACTAGTAACCTTGTTCTAGATAACATCAATCTAGAAATCAAACAAGGTGAGATATTTGGCATAATTGGTCATAGTGGCGCTGGTAAAAGTTCTCTTTTAAGATGCTTAAATTTACTTGAGCAGCCTACTGACGGATCAATTTTTATAGCTGATGAGAATATCACTAAGAAAAACTCAAAACAGCTGCGTGAATTTCGTAAAAAAGTAGCGATGATATTTCAACATTTTAATCTACTATCATCACGCAATGTTTTTGAGAATATTGCTCTACCACTTGAGATCCAAGGTATACCAAAGGCCGAGATCAAGAAAAGAGTTTTTGAGCTTTTAGAACTAGTTGAGCTACCAAATAAAGCAAATGCATATCCAACAGAGCTCAGTGGTGGTCAAAAGCAAAAAGTAGCTATAGCTAGAGCACTTGCTTTAAATCCGCTTGTATTACTATCTGATGAGGCAACATCTGCGTTAGATCCAACTTCTACCAAACAAATCCTTGCTCTACTTAAAAGACTAAACAAAGAGCTTGGTTTAACAATAGTTTTAATTACTCATGAGATGGATGTAGTCAGAAAAATTTGTGATCGTGTTGCGATTATTGATAAAGGTAGAATTGCAGAAATGGGCAAAACTTTAGATGTTTTCCTAAATCCTCAAGCACCTGTTACTAGATCATTTGTTGAGACAAGTATTCATACAAAAGTTCCTGACTTTATTGCCAAAAAACTTCATGATAATCCTTATAGTTATGATAATACTTATCCTGTAGTACAACTAACCTTTTATGGTGATAAAGGTAAAATGCCAATTATTGCTGAGATTTCTCGCCAGTTTAATGCCACAGCAAGTATTATCCAAGCTAATATTGAGACTATCCAAGATCAAATTGTTGGGATTGCAATTTGTCATATTACAGGTGAACGCCAAGACTGGGAAAATGCGCTAAAATTTCTTTCAAATCAAGATGTTAATTTAAAGGTGCTAGGTTATGCAACAGCAGACAATATTTAG
- a CDS encoding DMT family transporter, which produces MISINNFISLVLMILSATLIAFASFAMKYLVAGVGIYLSMFISFIGGSILMWWIVSISSFTKIIPNGWRSISARVIFCFLAQIFLFVSLSKGSLLITILLFNTSPLFIPVIRFIFLKQNISHFNFICILVSFLGIYLILGNGDDRVNIYALTALFSGILNAASQVVLHNGSQKEDVFIMNLWIYTFIGLIMLVFLPFNISSIANLNNLLTQPLIIWICIAIIVFSISAQIFRVKAFKYTKDPSLVAPGMYFSVVVAAILDIVFYNTSIGYLEMCGILMICISSILSIIRKS; this is translated from the coding sequence ATGATTTCTATAAATAATTTTATAAGTTTAGTTTTAATGATATTATCAGCAACTTTGATTGCCTTTGCATCTTTTGCTATGAAATATTTAGTTGCGGGTGTTGGTATTTATTTATCGATGTTTATTAGCTTTATTGGTGGCAGTATCTTAATGTGGTGGATTGTAAGTATTTCTTCCTTTACAAAAATTATTCCCAATGGCTGGAGATCAATATCTGCTAGAGTAATATTTTGCTTTTTGGCGCAAATATTCCTTTTTGTTAGCTTAAGTAAAGGGTCATTGTTAATCACAATATTATTATTTAATACTAGCCCACTATTTATCCCTGTTATACGTTTTATATTTCTTAAGCAAAATATTAGTCATTTTAATTTTATTTGTATATTAGTTAGTTTCTTAGGGATTTATCTGATTTTAGGAAATGGTGATGATAGAGTTAATATATATGCATTGACTGCTCTTTTTTCTGGTATATTAAATGCAGCTTCTCAAGTTGTATTACATAATGGTAGTCAAAAGGAGGATGTATTTATTATGAATCTTTGGATATATACATTTATAGGATTAATAATGTTAGTATTCTTACCATTTAATATATCTTCTATAGCTAATTTAAATAATTTATTGACTCAACCTTTAATAATATGGATATGTATAGCTATAATAGTATTTAGCATTAGTGCACAGATATTCAGAGTAAAAGCTTTTAAGTATACTAAAGATCCTTCTTTGGTTGCACCAGGGATGTATTTTTCAGTAGTGGTTGCGGCAATATTAGATATTGTTTTTTATAATACATCAATTGGTTATTTAGAAATGTGTGGAATCTTAATGATATGTATCTCTAGTATATTATCGATAATTAGAAAATCTTAA
- the yajC gene encoding preprotein translocase subunit YajC, with translation MKKLLLSLSAIVLFVSTSFAQEAEQGVGSPLSSILMLVVFFAIFWFLLIRPQQKKNKELRKMLSELSKGDEVVTNGGMVGKIAKIDETFVDLEVAENVTIKIQRNAVANILPKGATKA, from the coding sequence ATGAAAAAATTATTATTATCACTATCTGCAATTGTATTATTTGTATCAACTTCATTTGCACAAGAGGCAGAGCAAGGTGTTGGTAGCCCATTAAGCTCAATTTTAATGCTTGTGGTATTTTTTGCTATATTCTGGTTCTTGCTAATTAGACCTCAGCAAAAGAAAAACAAAGAGTTACGCAAGATGCTATCTGAACTATCAAAAGGTGATGAGGTTGTAACTAATGGTGGTATGGTAGGCAAAATCGCTAAAATAGATGAGACATTTGTTGATTTGGAAGTTGCAGAGAATGTTACTATAAAAATCCAAAGGAATGCTGTAGCAAATATTTTACCTAAAGGTGCTACTAAAGCTTAA
- the plsY gene encoding glycerol-3-phosphate 1-O-acyltransferase PlsY: protein MNFLNFSILIFAYLLGSINSAIIVCYIFRLPSPRSVGSGNPGTTNVLRIGGKVPAAITLIFDILKGLAPVVIAKVLTDNEFITACTALYAILGHIFPIFFGFKGGKGVATLIGTLFGFSWILGSIFVITWLCVAVITRYSSLSALVATVIASFSVIFTSELQVAVPFLIIAIIILVKHRGNIQRLISGQESKIGDKAKAKNDSN from the coding sequence ATGAACTTTTTAAATTTTAGTATCCTAATATTTGCTTACTTATTAGGCTCTATAAATAGCGCTATTATCGTTTGTTATATATTTAGGTTGCCATCACCTCGGAGTGTTGGTTCTGGTAATCCTGGTACAACAAATGTTCTTAGAATAGGTGGCAAAGTTCCAGCTGCAATTACGCTAATATTTGATATTCTCAAAGGTTTAGCTCCAGTAGTTATCGCAAAAGTCCTAACAGACAATGAGTTTATTACTGCATGTACAGCACTTTATGCAATTCTTGGCCATATTTTTCCGATATTTTTCGGCTTTAAAGGAGGTAAAGGAGTTGCAACACTTATAGGTACACTATTTGGTTTTAGCTGGATATTAGGTTCAATCTTTGTAATCACTTGGTTATGTGTCGCTGTAATTACACGCTATTCATCACTATCAGCTTTAGTAGCTACTGTTATAGCAAGCTTCTCAGTAATATTTACATCAGAATTACAAGTAGCTGTGCCATTTCTTATAATAGCAATAATAATACTTGTAAAGCATAGAGGAAATATCCAAAGACTAATTAGTGGGCAAGAAAGTAAAATTGGTGACAAAGCAAAGGCAAAAAATGATTCAAATTAA
- a CDS encoding LysR family transcriptional regulator: protein MIKRNDLPPLNSLPVFIAVMKTKSYTKAAEKLFMTHSAVSQSIKKLEIHLDKKLFITEKRNLVITNLAREYYAKIEPLITEIYHSTKIFKEPKTKKLVINCMTTLCANWLIPRFDSFIETFENIEIQLITIGRQVNFDIDDIDLSIEYGTESDFNNLSKYKLTDGELVLVCSNNYRGKTVAEIIAHQNLIYVDDNIRINDYSKWRKYNNIDKKYQHKKEIIFKNSLQAIKACLSGIGFFVTEKLLIEEYIQNNLLYISNQKKPPTERSYYLLAKNSESDLFIKAKQLLISFLDS from the coding sequence ATGATAAAAAGAAACGACCTACCTCCATTAAATTCGCTACCTGTTTTTATAGCGGTGATGAAAACCAAAAGTTATACCAAGGCAGCAGAGAAACTTTTTATGACTCATTCAGCAGTAAGTCAATCTATCAAAAAATTAGAAATCCACCTCGATAAGAAACTTTTTATAACAGAGAAAAGAAATCTTGTTATCACTAATTTAGCTAGAGAATATTATGCAAAAATTGAACCTTTAATAACTGAAATATATCATTCAACAAAAATTTTCAAAGAACCAAAAACAAAAAAATTAGTTATAAACTGTATGACTACCTTATGTGCAAACTGGCTAATACCAAGATTTGATAGCTTTATAGAAACTTTTGAAAATATAGAGATACAATTAATAACAATAGGAAGGCAAGTTAATTTTGATATTGATGATATAGATTTAAGTATTGAATATGGTACTGAAAGTGATTTTAATAATTTAAGTAAGTATAAGCTCACTGATGGTGAATTAGTTCTAGTATGCAGCAACAATTATAGAGGGAAAACAGTTGCTGAAATAATAGCCCACCAAAATCTAATTTATGTTGATGATAACATTCGTATTAATGATTATAGCAAGTGGCGTAAATACAATAATATAGATAAAAAATATCAGCACAAAAAAGAAATTATCTTTAAAAATTCACTCCAAGCAATCAAAGCTTGTTTATCAGGAATTGGCTTTTTTGTAACGGAAAAACTTTTAATAGAAGAATATATCCAAAATAACCTTTTATATATTTCAAATCAGAAGAAGCCTCCAACAGAAAGATCTTACTACTTACTAGCAAAAAATTCAGAATCAGATTTATTTATAAAAGCAAAACAGCTACTAATTTCATTTTTAGATAGTTAA
- a CDS encoding MFS transporter: MARVDISAQLKRSLFDTDLDRKKALFLTFVAFLFTGVQCAIYGMLTVPISAHFNIDSNTIIFFDGFGLWGQILAMATGGIIIKKIKGKNTLILAAILMIVGSMLSILAPDIYVYTAMTFICNMAVGYVLVSCNYIVMGTVEKQGESEGKLSLLNVFFSLGFLSSAFIVGNIIYYASWQVVFIMIMILFVIFIVFLLSLKIDEKVEQGVINKHKNTTKTKFIFLRKPIILMAIALFCIVYTEQIMNYYNQPHLHFDLGFNMKDVGF; encoded by the coding sequence ATGGCTCGTGTGGATATATCAGCGCAACTTAAGAGAAGTTTGTTTGATACTGATTTAGATCGTAAAAAAGCACTATTTTTGACATTTGTAGCATTTTTGTTTACGGGGGTTCAGTGTGCAATATACGGGATGTTGACAGTACCAATTTCAGCGCATTTTAATATTGATTCTAATACAATTATATTCTTTGATGGTTTTGGTCTGTGGGGTCAAATATTAGCAATGGCAACAGGTGGTATTATTATCAAAAAAATCAAAGGTAAGAACACACTTATATTAGCTGCTATATTAATGATTGTTGGTTCTATGCTATCTATATTGGCTCCTGATATTTATGTATATACTGCGATGACTTTTATTTGCAATATGGCGGTTGGCTATGTTTTAGTTTCTTGTAATTATATTGTAATGGGAACAGTTGAGAAACAAGGAGAATCAGAGGGTAAACTCAGTCTTTTAAATGTATTTTTCAGCTTAGGCTTTTTGTCTAGTGCTTTTATAGTTGGGAATATTATTTATTATGCTAGTTGGCAGGTAGTATTTATCATGATTATGATATTGTTTGTGATTTTTATAGTATTTCTATTATCTCTTAAGATAGATGAGAAGGTTGAGCAGGGTGTTATAAATAAGCACAAAAATACTACCAAGACTAAATTTATATTTTTACGTAAACCAATAATCTTAATGGCGATAGCACTATTTTGTATAGTATATACCGAGCAAATTATGAACTATTATAATCAGCCTCATTTGCATTTTGATCTTGGTTTTAATATGAAAGATGTTGGATTTTAG
- the tgt gene encoding tRNA guanosine(34) transglycosylase Tgt — MTVMKFELIKKEGKARRAKISFPRGDIQTPAFMPVGTYGAVKSLSPVELKEMGAEIILGNTFHLWLRPGTEIIKKHGSLHGFNGWDKPILTDSGGFQVFSLGKMRKLTEEGVTFKSPINGSKVFLSPEISMQVQRDLGSDIVMCFDECTPYPATEKEAKESMELSMRWAKRSKDAHGDNPSALFGIIQGGMYEHLRDESLAKLKEIDFDGFAIGGLSVGEPKEDMIRILDYTAHQMPEDKPRYLMGVGTPKDLVEAVYRGIDMFDCVMPSRNARNGHIFTSQGVIKIRNTKYKDDTSPLDPNCGCYTCKNFTKSYLHHLDKTKEILGSRLNTIHNLTFYQNLMKSIRKALDEGGFAKFREDFLANYE, encoded by the coding sequence ATGACGGTAATGAAGTTTGAATTGATTAAGAAAGAAGGTAAAGCTAGAAGAGCAAAAATAAGTTTTCCTCGCGGCGATATTCAAACACCTGCATTTATGCCAGTAGGTACGTATGGTGCTGTTAAGTCACTATCTCCTGTCGAGCTAAAAGAAATGGGGGCAGAGATTATTTTGGGTAATACATTTCACTTATGGTTACGCCCAGGAACAGAAATTATCAAAAAACATGGCTCGCTGCATGGATTTAATGGTTGGGATAAGCCAATCTTGACAGATTCTGGGGGTTTCCAAGTATTTAGTTTAGGCAAAATGCGTAAACTTACCGAAGAGGGTGTAACATTTAAGTCACCAATTAATGGTTCTAAAGTATTTTTATCGCCTGAAATATCAATGCAAGTACAAAGAGATTTAGGCTCTGATATTGTAATGTGTTTTGATGAATGTACACCATACCCAGCTACTGAAAAAGAAGCTAAAGAGTCTATGGAACTCTCAATGCGTTGGGCAAAAAGATCAAAAGACGCTCATGGTGATAATCCATCGGCGTTATTTGGTATTATTCAAGGTGGTATGTATGAACATTTACGTGATGAGTCATTAGCTAAGTTAAAAGAAATTGATTTTGATGGTTTTGCTATTGGTGGTTTATCTGTAGGTGAACCTAAAGAGGATATGATTAGAATACTCGATTATACTGCTCACCAAATGCCTGAAGATAAACCAAGATACCTAATGGGAGTGGGTACACCAAAGGATCTAGTTGAAGCGGTGTATCGTGGTATAGATATGTTCGATTGTGTTATGCCATCACGAAATGCGCGTAATGGCCATATCTTCACATCACAGGGCGTGATTAAAATTAGAAACACTAAGTATAAAGATGATACCTCACCATTAGATCCAAATTGTGGCTGCTATACTTGTAAAAATTTCACTAAGAGTTACTTACATCATCTTGACAAGACTAAAGAGATTTTAGGTTCTAGATTAAACACTATTCATAATTTGACTTTTTATCAAAACCTTATGAAATCTATTCGCAAAGCTTTGGATGAAGGTGGATTTGCAAAGTTTAGAGAAGATTTCTTAGCAAATTATGAATAG